Proteins from a genomic interval of Pseudoruegeria sp. SHC-113:
- a CDS encoding cysteine desulfurase: protein MYDVSKIRADFPILSRQVNGKPLVYLDNGASAQKPQAVIDAVTRGYAEEYSNVHRGLHFLSNLSTERYESVRGTVARFLNASSEEEIVFTSGTTEGINLVAYGWAMPRFEPGDEIVLSVMEHHANIVPWHFLRERQGAVLKWVDVDARGDLDPQKVIDAIGPKTKLVAITHMSNVLGTVVDVKTIVEAAHAKGVAVLVDGSQASVHMPVDVQAIGADFYAITGHKLYGPSGSGAIHIRPERMAEMRPFMGGGDMIREVAKEAVSYNDPPMKFEAGTPGIVQTIGLGAALEYLMDLGMANVAAHERTLRDYAQAKLSGLNWLNIQGTSESKGAIFSFTLEGAAHAHDLSTVLDKKGVAVRAGHHCAQPLMAHLGVPATARASFGLYNTCEEVDVLVEALELCHELFA from the coding sequence GTGTATGACGTTTCCAAGATCCGCGCCGATTTCCCGATCCTGTCCCGGCAGGTGAACGGCAAGCCGCTTGTCTATCTCGACAACGGCGCGTCGGCCCAGAAACCGCAAGCCGTGATCGACGCCGTGACGCGCGGCTATGCGGAGGAATATTCCAACGTTCACCGTGGGTTGCACTTCCTTTCGAACCTCTCCACCGAGCGCTACGAATCCGTGCGCGGCACCGTTGCGCGTTTCCTGAACGCCTCAAGCGAAGAGGAGATCGTCTTCACCTCTGGCACCACGGAAGGCATCAACCTCGTGGCCTACGGCTGGGCCATGCCACGCTTTGAACCGGGCGACGAGATCGTGCTTTCGGTGATGGAACACCACGCAAATATCGTGCCGTGGCACTTCCTCCGTGAGCGGCAGGGCGCGGTGCTGAAATGGGTGGACGTGGACGCGCGCGGCGATCTGGACCCGCAGAAGGTGATCGACGCTATCGGCCCGAAAACCAAGCTCGTGGCGATCACCCATATGTCCAACGTGCTGGGCACCGTGGTGGATGTGAAAACCATCGTGGAGGCCGCCCATGCCAAGGGCGTCGCCGTGCTAGTAGACGGCTCGCAGGCCTCGGTCCACATGCCGGTGGACGTGCAGGCGATCGGGGCCGATTTCTACGCGATCACGGGTCATAAGCTCTACGGGCCTTCCGGCTCCGGCGCGATCCACATCCGGCCTGAACGCATGGCCGAGATGCGCCCCTTCATGGGCGGCGGGGACATGATCCGCGAGGTCGCCAAGGAGGCGGTGAGCTACAATGATCCGCCGATGAAATTCGAGGCCGGCACGCCGGGCATCGTGCAGACGATCGGCCTTGGCGCAGCGCTGGAGTATCTGATGGATCTGGGCATGGCGAATGTCGCCGCCCATGAGCGCACCCTGCGGGACTACGCGCAGGCAAAGCTTTCGGGTCTAAACTGGCTCAACATTCAGGGCACTTCCGAGAGCAAGGGCGCAATCTTCTCCTTCACGCTGGAAGGCGCAGCCCATGCGCATGATCTGTCCACCGTGCTCGACAAGAAGGGCGTCGCCGTGCGCGCAGGCCACCATTGCGCCCAGCCCCTGATGGCGCATCTGGGCGTTCCGGCCACCGCACGGGCCTCGTTCGGGCTCTACAACACCTGTGAAGAGGTCGACGTGCTGGTGGAGGCTCTGGAGCTCTGCCACGAGCTTTTCGCCTAA
- a CDS encoding Yip1 family protein produces the protein MQATLKSFLDLALLTLRDPREGLRAVQGLGIPQGFLWQLLLLVIALSVVLAYGNLALSPVDLASAEVAAIPSPFLLAIILGSSMLGTVFAAYFVGRACGGTGRFDQVLLAMIWMQAVMLVIQVAQTLVGLILPPLGDMIALFAIAAMFWLLTNFVAEVHGFTSLGRVFLMILATILGVAIGMAVLLVLIGATGGQGSV, from the coding sequence ATGCAAGCCACGCTGAAATCCTTCCTTGATCTCGCGCTTCTCACCCTGCGTGACCCGCGCGAAGGCCTGCGTGCGGTGCAGGGCTTGGGCATTCCACAGGGCTTCCTGTGGCAGCTGCTGTTGCTTGTCATCGCGCTGAGCGTGGTGTTGGCCTATGGCAACCTCGCACTGTCGCCGGTGGATCTGGCGTCCGCCGAGGTGGCGGCGATCCCGTCGCCCTTCCTGCTGGCGATCATCCTTGGCTCCTCCATGCTGGGCACGGTTTTCGCCGCCTATTTCGTGGGCCGGGCCTGTGGCGGCACCGGGCGGTTTGATCAGGTGCTGTTGGCGATGATCTGGATGCAGGCCGTCATGCTGGTGATCCAGGTCGCCCAGACGCTCGTGGGCCTGATCCTGCCGCCCTTGGGCGACATGATCGCCCTTTTCGCCATCGCGGCCATGTTCTGGCTGCTGACCAATTTCGTGGCCGAGGTGCATGGCTTCACCTCGCTGGGCCGCGTCTTTCTCATGATCCTCGCGACGATCCTCGGCGTGGCCATCGGTATGGCCGTTCTGCTCGTTCTGATCGGCGCAACCGGAGGCCAAGGCAGTGTATGA
- a CDS encoding YIP1 family protein codes for MPVTTDIVQSYRAPRKVLRRQIDGGAGEERALAFVMIACFISFVARWPELSRAVHLDPTGPDLAERMSEAFVGGVFVAPLFFYGLAAVSHLIAKLFGGQARWVEARLALFWALLAVSPLVLLRGLVAGFIGDSPGHSLVSAIAGAAFLIIWIAGLLEAEKPAPQPA; via the coding sequence ATGCCCGTCACCACGGATATCGTGCAAAGCTATCGGGCGCCGCGGAAGGTTCTGCGGCGCCAGATCGATGGCGGTGCCGGGGAAGAGCGCGCGCTGGCCTTCGTGATGATCGCCTGCTTCATCTCTTTCGTGGCCCGCTGGCCGGAGCTTTCCCGTGCCGTGCATCTGGACCCGACAGGGCCGGATCTGGCCGAGCGCATGAGTGAGGCCTTCGTGGGCGGCGTCTTCGTGGCCCCGCTGTTTTTCTACGGTCTGGCCGCCGTCAGCCATCTGATCGCCAAGCTCTTTGGCGGGCAGGCGCGCTGGGTCGAGGCGCGGCTGGCGCTCTTCTGGGCGCTGTTGGCGGTCAGCCCGCTCGTGCTGCTGCGCGGCCTTGTCGCGGGGTTCATCGGCGATAGCCCGGGCCATAGTTTGGTCTCTGCCATTGCCGGGGCGGCTTTTCTTATCATATGGATAGCAGGGCTTCTTGAAGCCGAGAAACCCGCGCCGCAACCGGCCTGA
- the sufD gene encoding Fe-S cluster assembly protein SufD, whose protein sequence is MALAQAKLDATEARLAGLTMPAVAGWAKAAREDALARLLAVGLPGRRDEYWKYTRPDLLTAPAPKPAALFEHGEPPVFDEIDRLKIVFVDGVFDAAASDALEGEGLEISRLAEAEAADIHWAKDVYGQLEKAGQDPVERPLATLNTAFATDGVLIRATGKVSKPVSFIYLHRSETSDAVLHHVVKVEEDAEITVLENGPAAARFNKVMEVDVAENGAFHHVRAQGRDHERQAATHLFGRIAKEATFKSFTLTVNGVLTRNEVVLDIQGDDCVAHVAGASVGDGDFHCDTTVFITHDAVNCESRQVFKKVLRNGATGVFQGKILVKEGAQKTDGYQISQSLLLDDDAQFYAKPELEIYADDVACSHGSTSGAIDEEALFYLRSRGVPQGDAQDLLVLAFLAEAIEEIEGEEIADCILARLEGWLSRHRG, encoded by the coding sequence ATGGCCCTGGCGCAAGCGAAACTGGACGCAACCGAAGCCCGGCTCGCCGGGCTCACCATGCCCGCCGTTGCAGGCTGGGCGAAGGCGGCGCGCGAGGATGCGCTGGCGCGGCTTCTGGCGGTTGGCCTGCCGGGCCGCCGCGATGAATACTGGAAATACACCCGCCCCGATCTGCTCACCGCCCCCGCGCCCAAGCCCGCGGCGCTGTTTGAGCACGGCGAGCCGCCGGTGTTTGACGAGATCGACCGCCTGAAAATCGTCTTCGTGGATGGCGTGTTCGACGCCGCCGCCTCTGACGCGCTGGAAGGCGAGGGGCTTGAAATCTCCCGCCTCGCCGAGGCCGAAGCGGCTGATATTCACTGGGCGAAGGATGTGTATGGCCAGCTTGAGAAGGCCGGTCAGGATCCGGTGGAGCGCCCGCTCGCCACGCTGAACACGGCTTTCGCAACCGATGGTGTGCTGATCCGTGCGACCGGCAAGGTGAGCAAGCCTGTTTCCTTCATCTACCTGCACCGCTCCGAGACCTCGGACGCCGTGCTGCACCATGTGGTGAAGGTGGAAGAAGACGCCGAGATCACCGTGCTGGAAAACGGCCCCGCCGCAGCGCGCTTTAACAAGGTGATGGAAGTGGACGTGGCCGAGAACGGCGCGTTTCATCACGTCCGCGCGCAGGGGCGCGATCACGAGCGGCAGGCGGCGACGCATCTCTTTGGCCGCATCGCCAAGGAAGCCACCTTCAAGAGCTTCACCCTCACCGTGAATGGCGTGCTCACCCGCAACGAGGTGGTGCTGGACATTCAGGGCGACGATTGCGTGGCCCATGTGGCCGGCGCTTCGGTGGGCGATGGCGATTTCCACTGCGACACCACCGTGTTCATCACCCATGACGCGGTGAACTGCGAGAGCCGTCAGGTCTTCAAGAAGGTGCTGCGCAACGGGGCGACGGGCGTGTTTCAGGGCAAGATCCTTGTGAAGGAAGGCGCGCAGAAAACCGACGGCTACCAGATCAGCCAATCGCTGCTGCTGGATGACGACGCGCAGTTCTACGCCAAGCCCGAGCTTGAGATCTACGCCGATGACGTGGCCTGCTCCCACGGCTCCACCTCCGGTGCGATCGACGAGGAAGCGCTTTTCTACCTGCGCTCGCGCGGCGTGCCGCAGGGCGATGCGCAGGATCTTCTGGTGCTGGCCTTCCTCGCCGAAGCCATCGAGGAGATCGAGGGCGAAGAGATCGCCGATTGCATCCTTGCCCGCCTCGAAGGCTGGCTGAGCCGCCACCGGGGGTAG
- the sufC gene encoding Fe-S cluster assembly ATPase SufC — translation MLEIKNLHVKLEEEDKQILKGVDLTVEAGKVHAIMGPNGSGKSTLSYVLSGRDGYEVTEGSATLEGEELLDMEPEERAAAGLFLAFQYPVEIPGVGNMTFLRTAVNAQRKARGEEELSAGDFLKVVREKAKSLKISPEMLKRPVNVGFSGGEKKRNEILQMAMLEPKMCILDETDSGLDVDAMKLVAEGVNALRDAGRGFLVITHYQRLLDHIKPDVVHIMADGRIVKTGGPELALEVEQNGYADILAEVA, via the coding sequence ATGCTGGAAATCAAGAACCTGCACGTGAAACTTGAGGAAGAGGACAAGCAGATCCTCAAGGGTGTGGACCTGACCGTGGAAGCGGGCAAGGTGCATGCGATCATGGGGCCGAACGGCTCCGGCAAATCCACGCTCTCCTATGTGCTGTCGGGCCGCGATGGCTACGAGGTCACCGAAGGCTCTGCCACGCTGGAAGGCGAGGAACTGCTGGACATGGAGCCCGAAGAGCGCGCCGCCGCTGGCCTGTTTCTGGCCTTCCAATACCCGGTGGAGATCCCCGGCGTGGGCAACATGACCTTCCTGCGCACCGCCGTGAACGCACAGCGCAAGGCGCGCGGCGAGGAAGAGCTGTCTGCAGGCGATTTCCTCAAAGTGGTGCGCGAGAAGGCCAAGAGCCTGAAGATCAGCCCCGAAATGCTGAAGCGCCCGGTCAACGTCGGCTTCTCTGGCGGCGAGAAAAAGCGCAACGAGATCCTGCAGATGGCGATGCTTGAGCCGAAGATGTGCATCCTCGATGAGACGGACTCGGGCCTTGACGTGGACGCGATGAAACTCGTGGCCGAAGGCGTCAACGCCCTGCGCGATGCGGGCCGTGGCTTCCTTGTGATCACCCACTATCAGCGCCTGCTGGACCACATCAAACCGGACGTGGTGCACATCATGGCAGATGGCCGCATCGTGAAAACCGGCGGCCCCGAGTTGGCCCTTGAGGTGGAGCAGAACGGCTACGCCGACATCCTGGCGGAGGTGGCGTAA
- a CDS encoding cupin domain-containing protein, with the protein MSKVIDLNAQSGFPMAPEAGSETFGCTVTPLAEGTGLTGLGAMLVSIEPGKRAFPFHNHLGNDEAFVVLEGEGVFRFGETETPVKAGSFCAAPKGGPETAHQLVNTGTGPLRYVGLSTRVDPDVVEYPDSGKFAALAIAPGPNFMQAHLKYVGRVENSLDYWDGENA; encoded by the coding sequence ATGAGCAAGGTGATCGATCTGAACGCGCAGTCTGGTTTTCCGATGGCGCCCGAGGCCGGCTCGGAGACGTTTGGCTGCACCGTGACGCCGCTGGCCGAAGGCACCGGCCTGACCGGGCTTGGCGCGATGCTGGTGAGCATAGAGCCGGGCAAGCGCGCCTTTCCGTTTCACAACCACCTTGGCAACGACGAGGCGTTTGTCGTGCTGGAGGGGGAAGGTGTCTTCCGCTTCGGTGAGACGGAAACGCCGGTGAAAGCCGGAAGCTTCTGCGCCGCGCCGAAGGGTGGGCCGGAGACGGCGCATCAGCTTGTGAACACTGGCACCGGCCCGCTGCGCTACGTCGGGCTGTCGACCCGGGTGGACCCGGACGTCGTGGAATATCCCGACAGTGGAAAATTCGCGGCCCTCGCAATCGCGCCGGGGCCGAACTTCATGCAAGCCCATCTGAAATACGTCGGGCGCGTAGAGAATTCATTGGATTACTGGGACGGCGAGAACGCCTGA
- a CDS encoding heavy metal-binding domain-containing protein: MIVTTTPTVEGRRITEYHGVVVGEAILGANVFRDIFAGITDIIGGRSGAYEASLGEARATALAELEQRARELGGTAVVGVDLDYEVINNMLMVSASGTAVTVS; this comes from the coding sequence ATGATCGTGACAACCACACCCACCGTCGAAGGGCGGCGCATCACCGAATACCACGGTGTCGTGGTGGGCGAGGCCATCCTCGGTGCCAATGTGTTTCGCGATATCTTCGCTGGCATCACCGACATCATCGGCGGCCGCTCCGGCGCTTACGAGGCAAGCCTCGGCGAAGCCCGCGCCACGGCGCTGGCCGAATTGGAACAGCGCGCCCGCGAGCTTGGTGGCACGGCCGTTGTCGGCGTGGATCTGGATTACGAGGTCATCAACAACATGCTGATGGTGTCGGCCTCGGGCACGGCGGTGACAGTGTCATGA
- the sufB gene encoding Fe-S cluster assembly protein SufB has translation MSAMDQVTVKDGVEEETVEAVKSLAGKYKYGWETEIEMEYAPKGVNADIVRLISSKNEEPEWMTEWRLSALQRWEQMDEPKWAMVNYPEIDFQDQYYYARPKSMESKPKSLDEVDPKLLETYQKLGIPLKEQMILAGVEGAEDMPAEGRKVAVDAVFDSVSVGTTFQAELKKAGVIFCSISEAIREHPELVKKYLGSVVPVSDNFYATLNSAVFSDGSFVYVPPGVRCPMELSTYFRINAENTGQFERTLIIADKGSYVSYLEGCTAPQRDTAQLHAAVVEIIIEEDAEVKYSTVQNWFPGDENGKGGIYNFVTKRADCRGDRAKVMWTQVETGSAVTWKYPSCILRGNESQGEFYSIAIANNYQQADTGTKMVHLGRDTKSRIVSKGISAGRAQNTYRGLVSMHPKAKNGRNYTQCDSLLIGDKCGAHTVPYIEVKNNSSRVEHEATTSKVDDDQLFYCRQRGMDEEEAVALVVNGFCKDVLQALPMEFAMEAQQLVAISLEGSVG, from the coding sequence ATGTCAGCCATGGATCAGGTCACCGTCAAGGACGGGGTCGAGGAAGAAACGGTCGAGGCGGTGAAGTCGCTGGCCGGGAAGTACAAATACGGCTGGGAAACCGAGATCGAGATGGAATACGCGCCCAAGGGCGTGAACGCCGATATCGTGCGCCTGATTTCCTCCAAGAACGAAGAGCCTGAGTGGATGACCGAATGGCGTCTCTCTGCCCTACAGCGCTGGGAGCAGATGGACGAGCCGAAATGGGCGATGGTCAACTACCCTGAGATCGATTTTCAGGATCAATACTACTATGCCCGCCCCAAGAGCATGGAAAGCAAGCCGAAATCCCTTGACGAGGTGGATCCGAAGCTTCTTGAAACCTACCAGAAGCTGGGCATTCCGCTGAAAGAGCAGATGATTTTGGCCGGTGTCGAAGGCGCGGAAGACATGCCTGCCGAGGGCCGCAAGGTGGCGGTGGATGCTGTTTTTGACTCCGTCTCCGTGGGCACGACCTTTCAGGCCGAGCTGAAAAAAGCGGGCGTGATCTTCTGCTCGATTTCCGAAGCCATCCGCGAGCACCCGGAACTGGTGAAGAAATACCTCGGCTCGGTTGTGCCGGTGTCGGACAACTTCTACGCCACGCTGAACTCGGCCGTCTTCTCCGATGGCTCCTTCGTTTACGTGCCGCCGGGCGTGCGCTGCCCGATGGAGCTCTCCACCTATTTCCGCATCAACGCCGAGAACACCGGCCAGTTCGAGCGCACGCTGATCATCGCCGACAAGGGCAGCTACGTGAGCTACCTCGAAGGCTGCACCGCGCCGCAGCGCGACACCGCGCAGCTGCATGCCGCCGTGGTGGAGATCATCATTGAGGAAGACGCCGAGGTGAAATACTCCACGGTGCAGAACTGGTTCCCGGGCGATGAGAACGGCAAGGGTGGGATCTACAACTTCGTGACCAAACGCGCCGATTGCCGGGGCGACCGCGCCAAGGTGATGTGGACGCAGGTGGAAACCGGCTCTGCGGTGACGTGGAAATACCCCTCCTGCATCCTGCGAGGCAACGAAAGCCAGGGCGAGTTCTACTCCATCGCCATCGCCAACAACTACCAGCAGGCCGACACCGGCACCAAGATGGTGCATCTGGGGCGCGATACGAAATCGCGCATCGTCTCCAAGGGGATCAGCGCGGGCCGCGCCCAGAACACCTATCGCGGGCTCGTTTCGATGCACCCGAAAGCGAAGAACGGGCGCAACTACACGCAGTGTGACTCCCTGCTGATCGGCGATAAATGCGGGGCCCACACGGTGCCCTACATTGAGGTGAAGAACAATTCTTCGCGCGTGGAGCATGAGGCCACCACCTCCAAGGTGGATGACGATCAGCTCTTCTACTGCCGCCAGCGCGGCATGGACGAGGAAGAGGCCGTTGCGCTTGTGGTGAACGGGTTCTGCAAGGACGTTCTGCAGGCGCTGCCGATGGAATTTGCCATGGAAGCTCAACAGCTTGTGGCCATCTCGCTGGAAGGCTCCGTGGGCTGA
- a CDS encoding cysteine desulfurase family protein: protein MRQRVYLDYNATAPLRAEARAAMIAAMDVAGNPSSVHGEGRAAKALIEKARAQVAAAFGADGADIVFTSGATEAAGLTLAGRGLACAGVEHDAVASWCDARLSADADGRVAVPDPAASTLQAANSETGMVQDLPQGLAVTDATQAFGKLPFAFNWCGADMALISAHKLGGPKGVGALVLKQGLDVAAQIRGGGQEMGRRSGTENVIGIAGFGAAATAAQADLEAGIWDGVEKLRNILENALAESAKEIIFVGKGARRLPNTCCFLVPGWKGETQVMQMDLAGYAISAGSACSSGKVKASPVLRAMGFDERQAASAVRVSLGPETTEAEVLGFAEAWSKAYARHKARAA from the coding sequence ATGCGCCAACGCGTTTACCTTGACTACAATGCGACGGCGCCGCTGAGGGCAGAGGCGCGGGCGGCGATGATCGCGGCGATGGATGTGGCGGGGAACCCGTCTTCTGTCCATGGCGAAGGGCGCGCGGCCAAGGCTTTGATCGAGAAGGCGCGCGCGCAGGTGGCGGCGGCTTTCGGGGCCGATGGGGCCGACATAGTGTTCACCTCGGGCGCGACGGAAGCTGCCGGGTTGACGCTGGCCGGACGCGGGCTGGCTTGCGCGGGCGTGGAACATGATGCGGTGGCCAGCTGGTGTGACGCGCGCTTGAGTGCGGACGCAGACGGGCGCGTTGCGGTGCCGGATCCGGCGGCCAGCACCCTGCAGGCCGCCAACAGCGAGACGGGCATGGTGCAGGATCTGCCGCAGGGGCTGGCGGTTACGGATGCGACGCAGGCTTTCGGCAAGCTGCCTTTTGCCTTCAACTGGTGCGGCGCGGATATGGCGCTGATTTCGGCCCATAAACTGGGTGGGCCCAAGGGTGTGGGCGCTTTGGTGCTGAAACAGGGACTGGATGTGGCGGCGCAGATCCGGGGCGGCGGGCAGGAAATGGGGCGGCGTTCGGGCACGGAAAACGTGATCGGCATCGCCGGTTTCGGCGCGGCGGCAACGGCTGCGCAGGCCGATCTGGAGGCCGGGATCTGGGACGGAGTGGAAAAACTTAGAAACATTCTAGAAAATGCTCTGGCAGAATCCGCGAAGGAGATTATTTTTGTCGGGAAAGGCGCGCGCCGGTTGCCCAATACCTGCTGTTTTCTCGTTCCGGGCTGGAAAGGCGAAACACAGGTGATGCAGATGGATCTGGCGGGCTACGCGATTTCGGCCGGCTCTGCTTGCTCTTCGGGCAAGGTGAAAGCCAGCCCCGTTCTGCGCGCTATGGGCTTTGATGAGCGACAAGCGGCCTCGGCCGTGCGCGTTTCGCTGGGGCCGGAGACAACGGAGGCCGAGGTGCTCGGCTTCGCAGAGGCCTGGAGCAAGGCCTACGCCCGCCACAAGGCGCGGGCTGCTTGA
- a CDS encoding Rrf2 family transcriptional regulator, which produces MKLSTKGRYAMVALADLALQTDDALVSLSEISKRQDISLPYLEQLFVKLRRAELVDSVRGPGGGYRLARPASDIRVSEILGAVDETVSAMHKGAGASGALSGSRAQSLTNRLWEGLSAHVYVFLHQTRLSDVVKNELTPCPAIPHLFEVVDEG; this is translated from the coding sequence ATGAAACTCAGCACCAAGGGCCGATACGCGATGGTGGCGCTGGCGGATCTGGCGTTGCAGACCGACGACGCGCTGGTGTCGCTTTCCGAGATCAGCAAGCGGCAGGACATCTCGCTGCCCTATCTGGAGCAGCTGTTCGTGAAGCTGCGCCGGGCGGAACTGGTGGACTCGGTGCGCGGCCCCGGCGGCGGCTACCGGCTGGCGCGGCCCGCGAGCGACATTCGGGTGTCCGAGATCCTTGGCGCGGTGGATGAGACGGTGTCGGCCATGCACAAGGGGGCAGGGGCCTCGGGCGCGCTTTCGGGCAGTCGGGCGCAATCGCTGACCAACCGGCTCTGGGAAGGGCTTTCCGCCCATGTATATGTGTTTTTGCACCAGACGCGGCTGTCGGATGTGGTGAAGAACGAGCTGACGCCCTGCCCGGCGATCCCGCATCTGTTTGAAGTGGTGGACGAGGGATGA
- a CDS encoding alpha/beta hydrolase: MPEVIFPGPEGRLEGRYHPQKAKDAPIAIVLHPHPQFGGTMNNRVVYNLHYAFYNMGFTVLRFNFRGVGRSQGEYDQGVGELSDAASALDYLQSMNSNAKHCWVAGFSFGAWIGMQLLMRRPEITGFVSVAPPANMYDFSFLAPCPSSGLIINGSADRVAPPKDTVSLVDKLHEQKGITITHQEIEGAGHFFEDPHMDTMIGNVDEYVRRRLTESSR; the protein is encoded by the coding sequence ATGCCCGAGGTTATCTTCCCGGGGCCGGAAGGCCGGCTCGAAGGACGCTACCACCCGCAAAAAGCGAAAGACGCACCGATCGCGATCGTGCTCCACCCGCACCCGCAGTTTGGCGGCACGATGAACAACCGGGTTGTCTACAACCTGCATTATGCCTTCTACAACATGGGCTTCACCGTGCTGCGCTTCAATTTCCGCGGTGTGGGCCGGAGCCAGGGCGAATACGATCAGGGCGTGGGCGAGCTTTCCGATGCCGCAAGCGCGCTCGATTACCTGCAGTCGATGAACTCCAACGCCAAGCATTGCTGGGTGGCGGGCTTCTCCTTCGGGGCCTGGATCGGCATGCAGCTTCTGATGCGCCGCCCGGAGATCACCGGTTTTGTCTCCGTGGCCCCGCCGGCCAATATGTATGATTTCAGCTTCCTCGCCCCTTGCCCCTCTTCGGGCCTGATCATCAACGGCAGCGCCGACCGCGTCGCGCCGCCGAAGGACACCGTTTCCTTGGTCGACAAGCTGCACGAGCAGAAGGGCATCACGATCACCCATCAGGAGATCGAGGGCGCGGGCCATTTCTTTGAAGATCCGCATATGGATACGATGATCGGCAATGTGGATGAATACGTCCGCCGCCGCCTGACGGAATCCTCCCGCTAA
- a CDS encoding HD domain-containing protein, with protein sequence MTATGTPRLAAQFAFLEEADRLKGVERANVLQDLSRPENSAEHSWHAALFAFVLAESAPQPVDALRAAAMLLLHDLVEIDAGDHPIHIPVDSEAVAHAEAAAAQRLFALLPEDLAQEMHALRAEFEAGQSTDAAYARQIDIIQPIFQVLMAQAPLPDHVEIARDNLLSGRAAPLAQSWPEAHDTALGLLNGAPLPDSDFARRLRFLSEADALKTVLRATPVLQGARPENSAEHSWHLALHALILHDLAAPGVARARIIAMLLLHDLVEIDAGDAPIHAAYDAAAQDAKEQAAAKRLFGLLPSAQGAEFLALWQEFEAAQTPDAIFAKSIDRVQPLFLNLASGGGSWREYNVTLAQLEQRVGGKVARGSEPLWAFARARVAPWFAQEAAS encoded by the coding sequence ATGACAGCCACTGGCACGCCCCGCCTCGCAGCCCAATTCGCCTTTTTGGAAGAGGCCGACAGGCTGAAGGGGGTGGAGCGCGCCAATGTGCTGCAGGATCTGTCGCGCCCGGAAAACTCCGCCGAACACAGCTGGCACGCCGCGCTCTTTGCCTTTGTCCTTGCCGAAAGCGCGCCGCAGCCGGTGGACGCTCTGCGCGCCGCCGCCATGCTCCTGCTCCATGATCTGGTAGAGATCGACGCGGGCGATCACCCCATACACATCCCCGTCGATTCCGAGGCTGTGGCCCACGCGGAAGCCGCCGCGGCGCAGCGGCTTTTTGCGTTGCTGCCAGAAGATCTGGCGCAAGAGATGCACGCCCTTCGCGCCGAGTTTGAGGCCGGGCAAAGCACTGATGCCGCCTATGCGCGCCAAATCGACATCATCCAGCCCATCTTTCAGGTGCTGATGGCGCAAGCTCCCCTGCCCGATCACGTTGAGATCGCGCGGGACAACCTGCTTTCGGGCCGCGCCGCGCCTTTGGCGCAAAGCTGGCCCGAGGCCCATGACACAGCGCTTGGCCTGTTGAACGGCGCACCTCTACCGGACAGCGATTTCGCCCGCCGCCTGCGGTTCCTCTCCGAGGCCGACGCCCTGAAAACCGTGTTGCGTGCCACGCCCGTGCTGCAAGGTGCGCGGCCCGAGAACTCCGCCGAGCACAGCTGGCACCTCGCGCTCCACGCGCTGATCCTGCATGATCTCGCCGCGCCCGGCGTCGCGCGCGCGCGCATCATCGCCATGCTCCTTCTGCATGATCTCGTTGAAATCGACGCAGGTGACGCACCTATCCACGCCGCCTATGATGCCGCCGCACAGGACGCAAAGGAACAGGCCGCTGCCAAACGCCTGTTCGGGCTGCTGCCGTCTGCCCAAGGCGCGGAATTTCTGGCGCTCTGGCAGGAGTTCGAAGCGGCCCAAACGCCGGATGCGATCTTCGCGAAATCCATCGACCGGGTACAGCCGCTTTTCCTCAATCTCGCCTCAGGCGGCGGCAGCTGGCGGGAGTATAACGTCACGCTGGCGCAGCTAGAGCAGCGGGTCGGCGGCAAGGTCGCGCGCGGATCAGAGCCACTCTGGGCCTTCGCCCGCGCCCGCGTCGCGCCGTGGTTCGCGCAGGAAGCCGCCTCCTGA